In the genome of Dromiciops gliroides isolate mDroGli1 chromosome 1, mDroGli1.pri, whole genome shotgun sequence, the window attcaagttttcttatacaaaataactaacatggtaatgttttacataattgtacatgcataacctatatttgattgcttaccacctcagggaggaggggaggggagggaaggaaggctggataaaatttggaattcaaaactttaaataaaaatgtttattgttgaaAAACACATCATTTTCACAGGAGTTGTATGCTAGACAGATCTCCGTACTGATTTTTGTATATTGAATTTGTTTACCtaagagaaagaatttatatttatccctactGCATTcaacctttttttctctcctgggTCAACTATCAACAATGATGGAAGGATAAAGCACAACAAAGAGATGGCAGAACAACTCGgtcaacaagcacctactatgtgcaagaactatgctaagcattagggatatgaagaaaagcaaaaaacaaaccccaaattatccttgttttcaaggagctaatgggggaaaataacaggcaaacaatttttttacaaacaagatacattCAGGATAAATTTGGGGTAGCTTCCGATtcgattaaggaggactgggaaagctTTCTTGAAGAAGGGATTTTAGGTGAACCTTGGAGGAAACCAAGgaaactaggaggcagagatgaggagggagaactttCCAGATGTGAGGGGCAGCCAATGAAATAAAGACTTGGAGTTGGATGATAGGGCGTTTCCCTTAAGGAACATTAAGAAGGTTGGTGTCACTGGATGAAAGAATGTGGAAGgcataaagtataagaagatggAAAGATAGGAACTGAGGAGAACTAGATCATAAAGACCTTTGTAGGGCAAACAGTGGATTTCATGGAGGTAACAGGGAGTTCCAGAAGTATCAGAAGTAAATGACACATCATTAAGTCCACCTTTCTATTTTGTCCAAATCTTTTTTAATCCTTgttctgccatttttttttcatttgggaggCAGGGGTCAGCAAACTCTCTGAGACAGCCTATAGAGTAGAAAATGGGAGGGAGTGTGGTGAAGAGAAGGGACCACTGCTCCTAGGCAAGGGTAGGCACCACTTATTGATCTGGAACTTTTACTAAGCTCTGTAGGGGAGCCCTAGCCCTTCCTCCAAACTCCGAGGGTTCTTGGGCAGGCAACCCTGAGGATACAGAGTCTGGTAGAGTGAGGGAGGAGTGGTCCTGTGCTTCATGTTCTATTCCTTGTTTCTGCTCTTCTGGTGGCACAGAACCCCAGATCATCTCACTTGCAAGGAGCCCATCCttcatttctccttctcttccaagCCCAGTGCAGTGGCTAGAGATAGAGAAGCCGTGACCAAAATTGGGGCTGTCTTTGGGGATACAGAGGATCCCTTGCAGTGATATGATTTATCCCCTCCACTCTCGGGGTCCGGCATGTGGCTCCCATTTCCCTATTTGTCTAGTTCCCTTCTCAATGGCTACTTTTGAACAAGAGGCTGAAGGCTTGGGCCCACTGTTGATCCAAACTGGGGAGGCTCAGCCCCTCCCTTGTTTCTGACACCAGATGGGAAATCATTTCACAATCTCAGCTTCCCTCAGACCCTCCTTCTCTGCCCCTGCCATACAATAGGCTGAAGCCCCAGAAATTGGGCAGCATGTCGAGGACCCAGATTGCGCAACAAAACAGAGGAGACTAGGCATATAAGGGACTGGTTGAGTTGACAAGGCAGAGGAAGGAACATGGAGCATATCAGGAAGGTCCTACTGTTGGCCAGTGTGGCCACTCTCATTCCCACACAGGCTTTACCTCTGTCGGGCCTGAGCTATCAGAAGGCCCTTTCCACAGCCATTCATTTCTACAACAAGGTGCACAACGAAGAGAATGCCTTCCGGCTTTTCCAAACCTACACTCCTTCACCTGATCAGGTGAGTGCTGGTTCTGGGCTCCTCCTCCTCTAGAAGAAAGACCAGACTGACTTGGATCCTTGtccatcttccttttcctcccctccagaATCAGTCCCAGTGTCTTGTTGGGAATCAGGCTATCTTTTGCTCTGGGACTAGGGCTCTTGGGCCTGTAGGTAACACATGGGTCACTCTGTCTCTCAGATTCCAGAGCAGGGGCAGGGTGACATGACAGCCTTCAACTGAATAGACATTTGCTGTTAAAGACTCTACTTTAAATCCTGGTTCTTTGGGTGctatttgctttctctttctagggcagggattcttaacttggcGTCCTtggagctatttttaaaaaaattctgacaaTGATAATTtcatataattgctttcctttattatcctatgtatttttttttcctgagaagagACTCATAGGTTTCATCAGAGCACAGGCAAGCAAGCCACTGACTTGAGTATCCCAAGCCATGTTGTTTCCCCAGAACCTCCATCACACAGTACTGTAGACCATAGGCATCGTATACACTGCCTGCTGTGCCTGTGTGCATGCGCACCCACACCTACCCACACACACATTGTAGTGGGACAACAATCCTCAATGTAGCCTgcatcagattaaaatgtaattggaaagagggcagctaggtggtgcagtagataaagcactggccctgcattctggaggacctgagttcaaatccagcctcaaacacttgacacttactagttgtgtgaccctgggcaagtcacttaaccctcattgctccaccaaaaaaaaaaaaaaacaaccccaaacccaaacacctgtaattggaaaatatttaacaaaatttaaaaaaaaatacaatggaacatagataatgttaatatgtggttttctaagtcaataggtaGCCTGCAGGAATCATCAtatagtttaatttctttttgagtttgatatcGATGTTGTAGACTACCCTTTCAGAGCTGCTGTTCTCCCaggcagaggaagaaactaaaaaCAGTGCCAAAGGAAAGGAGCTTCTTTTCTGACCAAAGTTTCCTTTGTTGACTAAGTTCCAGGGCCAAAGGAATTAATGGGGATCATCTTGAGAGAAGCCTAGAATAAAAGAAGCTTTTTATGGATGCAAGAGAATTTAGAAATGCAAAGGGAGAACATGACATTTGTGGAACCATGAAAGGTCATGGAAAAGTATAGTTTTAttgaaatttaattcaacaaacaatcATTTCATGCTCACTGCTTGCAGGGTGCAATTTCTCAAATGCAATCTAGATTGTTGTCTTcttattcagttctgggcccGCTCCACTGCCTGTCTGCAAACAGTGACTGTCCCAAGAGAATATATATTGATGTTCTGATTCAGCGAATTGGACATCCAGCTCCAAAGTCTCAACAATAGGCATTGTTCATCCATTTAGGTTTTCCAACCTGTGTTGTTAGGCTAATTTCTTTTCAGTAATTGCTAATGTCAGGAATCTTATTGAGGAAACCCTGTAATAATCTAGGCTTTaatgcaatcagcacaatgttATCCTCAGGCAGGAGCCTAGGGAAGTCCTCACCATCTCTATGTAGggaacctcattttcctttgaATCCTATGTAGAACAGTATCTCTGAAAGTTGCAAACCCTTTTTTGGAGAATCTGGTTTTATGTCCTGCCTGATGCAATGTGATATAATCATTTGGTAATCAAACAAAGTTATCACTGAAGTTGCATTCATAAAGGTATCCTGACAAAATGGAATAGTCAAATCACACTGTGCTTTTAATGATTCTGAGCTGACCTGGACACACCAGGAACACAAACTCTGAAAAATCAGAGTTGACGCTGATCcaaatgggaagggagagagagactcctagggaagggaagggaataagtattttattaccatgtgccaaccactgtgctaagcacttaataaatatctcattCATCCCTCATAACAaatctgtaaggtaggtgctcttattatcctcattgtatggttgaagaaactgaggcaaacagaggttagtgaattgtccagggtcacatagctgatcagcttctgaagcaggattcaaactcaggttttcttgactgcaTGTCCAATGCTCTCTACCCACTTCCACACCCAGCTGCCCACTGATTGGATGTATCAGgtgtgggaggagaagggagagtccAAAATGACTGTGAAAATTCTAGGCTGGGTGACTATTGGCAAAAGTAAAGAAGTTGGCATGAAGGATGAGTTTGAAGAAGAAGATGAACTTAGTTTTGAACCTGTTAAATTGGAGGGGATGGTGGAATTGTCAGGTATCACCACAGTGAAGTACCTAttagaaataacaaatgctggtGGAGATGAGAGGaagataggtacactaatgaactgctggtggagctgtgaatttgtcCAACCAATTATGGAGGACAATCTGGAACTAGCAGTATTTATCATGCAGTTGGAGAccataggattacagatttagagctgggaagaacctcagcagtcatcaagtccaacattctcattttatatatgaggaaactgaggctcagagagatgaagagacttgcccagggttgcacagctaattAATGTCTgatgtgggattcaaacccagattatCCTGATTCCTGGTTCAGTATTATGCCCTGTTGCCTTTCTACCAGAATGGAGTTCAAAATGAAGACAGTGATTATGGGGTCATCCCAAAGAGCTCGTTAACAGAAGCCAGAGGAATGAATGAAGATTGTCAAGAGAGAGAGTATCAAAAgagaaggcagggaggaagaggagaggcacTGAGCCTTGAGGGATGGCCACAgttagagggagaaggggaataaGAAGAGCCAAGGAAGGAGAGTAGGAAGGAATGAACAGTTAGAGAGGAGGGAGATCTTCGGATCACAGATGTGGACTTGGAACAGACCTTAGAGAGCATTggtttcagtcttttttttttttaattaattacttaatttttttggtgaggcaatttgggttaagtgacttgcctaggttcacacagctagtgttaagtgtctgaggttggatttgaactcaggtcctcctgactccagggccagtgctttatccactgcaccatctagctgcccctcagtctttttatttttacagataaagaaactgaggcactaggaaatgaagtgacttgttcaaggttatatAGGTGGGAGGTGGCAGAGCTATGACATGAACctgggtccttctgacttcacagAGAGCATTCTTTCAATTGTACACTGCACTGTCATAAGGTGTGCTATGGAGCATGTCTTATTATCTCCCTCTTGCTGGATGAGGGATTTGAGACTCAGATGAGTGAAATGACCTACTCAAAAGTCACTCAGCCAGTTATAAGCAGAGTCGGGTCTAGGACCCAAGattctactcatttttttttccagcactgCCTTTCACTCTTTCATACAGTAGGAAACACTTGTTCTCAATGGCCCAAACCTTGAAGACAATAGAAGGGATTTCTTCTCAACCGAGGGTCTTTAGCCCACCTCCCTTGAGCGGTCCCCTCCCATCTAAGCTCACCTTGTCTTTTCAGGGCCCCCAAGAGGAAACTCTGAATCGTCTGAGCTTTACCTTGAAGGAAACTGTGTGCCCCGTGACTGAGGAGCTTCTGGTGGACCAGTGCGACTTCAAAGATGATGGGGTAAACTGGCAGTGGGAGGGTGGGCTTGAAGGCAccctggaggagggggaggggcttaTTGGAGCTTCTGGTACCTCTGCTTTGCTCAGTCCTCCCATTCATCAGTGCAGTGCCTGAGATTTCTGCTCAGGCTTgaaaccctgggaggttggtagCACAGCAGTTACCTTCTCGTTTAGCCCATGAAGCAAAGGGTccaaaggggcgggggggggggggagtgctaAATAAGGACACAGTCTACTGCTTGTGAAGCCAGGTCCCTCAGAGCCCAGCTTAAGTGCTCTGTGACCTGGAAGGGACGCAGTGTAGCTCTCACAGACCTAAACCCTCTGCACTCCTGAAAAGATAAGCAAATTAGACTTCTCTCaagtttttcctcccttcttttcttccctttttcctctcatcctccatcctgttcctttcctttgttcctcctcctccttcctctctctctctctctgtctgtctgactctctCACTGGGGATGTCCCCGACACAGCTGGTGAAAGAATGTCAAGGCTCGGTATCCAATGAGGAGAACATTGCTGCCATCATCCTCACCTGTGACCCAGAGGCCCTAGGGGTGAGTGTTCTGCTCTCCCCTCACTCTCCGTTCCACCCTCTCATATTTTATCCTTCAGGGCTGGTCCTGTTGGCTGCTGGGGAGAGGGGGATAGAAGAACTGGTACAGGGAGATTCCAtgctgccctcccctccccaggcccATTGCCCCCATCATCTGAGCAGGAGAGACACCTGAGGGAGGACTGGCCACAGCAGGGTGACCATGGGGCACACCCAGGCTGCTGTGGACCATTCAACCCCCATGGCCATCTACCAAGATTTGTACCTCGTCTGGAAAGATGCTTACCCTAGAGGATAGTTTGCATTTTAACTTAAATTAGAAAATACAACTTTCCCCCAACCTCACTTCATGGCAACTATCCCTTTGCAAGCTAGGAATCCTAGACCTGAAGGGTAGGGGAAGAAGCAGGAATGGGGCATGACCTAAACCGGCTATTCTTAGGAATAAGCAAAGAACCCATGTCCATCCCCTACTCCAAGGGCCAGGACACAGATGGAAATCCGTCAGTCTCTATCTCTGTTACTCACATCAGATGCTTACCTTCTGTTCTCATTTCTTTGCAGTCCTCTCGCTCCAGAAGAGCCCCAATTCCCAGACGAAAGAAAGgttcaaagaaaaacaaccacaaaactgGGGGATACTCTCTGATTGCCCTCGGATCTACCAATATACATAAGGCCCCATATATGGAGTCTCTCTAGGCCCCAGCCAGTGTAACCAGAGCTTGCTTTCTTCCTTGCATTTTACTCTTTTTCAATTTCCATTCCCCTAATCTCacagacacacacgcacacactctctcacacaacTACATAATCTAtaggtgtgtgtgtttttctctgtatgtggtacatatatacaatacatggGGGACATCTATAATTTTTATGgggtacacacatatatgacatatgtgtgtatgtatatgtatgtatgtgtatatgtatacatgtagcCTGGTCTTCAAGACCAGAGCTTTTGCAGAAGACTTTCTTCCTTGATAAGACAAACCGTGAGTATTTCTCTTTCCTGCTTCAAGTcgggggagggaagaggacacACATTTCCAGACACACTTTTTCAGAAAGACtcatggagagagacagagatagacttGGGAAGGCAGACATGCAGGAGAAATCTGGTTCCTCAAACCCAGATTTCCAGTTTGCCTTCCTAGAGTCTTTGGGGAATTGGCCCTTAGATGAGATCACAAT includes:
- the LOC122736405 gene encoding cathelicidin-related antimicrobial peptide Bf-CRAMP-like, yielding MEHIRKVLLLASVATLIPTQALPLSGLSYQKALSTAIHFYNKVHNEENAFRLFQTYTPSPDQGPQEETLNRLSFTLKETVCPVTEELLVDQCDFKDDGLVKECQGSVSNEENIAAIILTCDPEALGSSRSRRAPIPRRKKGSKKNNHKTGGYSLIALGSTNIHKAPYMESL